In a single window of the Anaerocolumna cellulosilytica genome:
- the mgrA gene encoding L-glyceraldehyde 3-phosphate reductase, with protein MYQANEKRYETMVYNRCGNSGLKLSAFSLGLWHNFGSANIYDNMVDLVTTAFDNGITHFDLANNYGPKPGSAEENFGRILKNELKAYRDEIIISSKAGYYMWPGPYGDWGSKKYLVSSLDQSLKRLGVDYVDIFYHHRPDTDTPLEETMMALDQIVRSGKALYVGVSNYSAEQTEKAAKILKDLGTPLLIHQPNYSMFNRWVEKDLLQVLEKNGVGSIAFCPLAQGLLTNKYLQGVPSDSRAADPRSPFLKTDSITMEKVEKVRKLDVLAKERGQSMAQLALAWVLRKNRITTALIGASKSSQILENIETLKNLSLSEDELDTIEEILRD; from the coding sequence ATGTATCAGGCAAATGAAAAAAGATACGAAACAATGGTTTATAACAGATGCGGCAACAGCGGTCTAAAACTGTCAGCTTTTTCCTTGGGGTTATGGCATAATTTCGGTTCTGCCAATATCTATGATAATATGGTAGACTTAGTTACCACTGCATTTGACAACGGTATTACACATTTTGACCTAGCAAATAATTATGGTCCTAAACCCGGCTCTGCCGAAGAAAATTTTGGTCGAATACTAAAAAATGAACTAAAGGCTTACCGGGATGAAATTATTATCTCCTCAAAAGCCGGTTATTACATGTGGCCAGGACCATACGGAGATTGGGGAAGTAAAAAATATCTAGTTTCCAGTCTGGACCAAAGCTTAAAAAGACTTGGTGTTGATTATGTGGATATATTCTATCACCATCGTCCTGATACTGATACGCCGCTTGAAGAAACTATGATGGCACTGGATCAAATTGTTCGCTCCGGTAAAGCTTTGTATGTTGGTGTTTCTAATTATTCTGCGGAGCAAACAGAAAAGGCAGCTAAAATTTTGAAAGATTTAGGCACACCACTGCTGATACATCAGCCAAATTATAGTATGTTTAATCGTTGGGTAGAAAAAGATTTATTACAGGTTTTAGAAAAAAATGGCGTAGGCAGTATTGCTTTTTGTCCTCTAGCGCAAGGATTGTTAACCAACAAATATTTACAAGGTGTTCCAAGCGATTCCAGAGCGGCTGACCCTAGAAGTCCTTTCTTAAAAACTGACTCTATTACTATGGAAAAGGTTGAAAAAGTTCGTAAATTAGATGTACTTGCAAAAGAGAGAGGCCAAAGTATGGCTCAGTTGGCATTGGCTTGGGTACTTCGTAAAAACCGAATTACTACGGCCTTAATCGGTGCAAGTAAATCTTCACAAATACTTGAGAACATTGAAACACTTAAGAATCTCTCCTTATCAGAAGATGAACTAGATACCATTGAAGAAATATTAAGAGATTAA
- the gltX gene encoding glutamate--tRNA ligase: MSKVRTRYAPSPTGRMHVGNLRTALYEYLIAKHEGGDFILRIEDTDQERFVEGATEIIYNTLKLTGLKHDEGPDKDGGCGPYVQSERQATGIYLDYAKELIAKGEAYYCFCTKERLSTLKSVVSEEDDKEIIKYDKHCLHLSKEEIEANLAAGIPYVIRQNTPAEGTTTFNDAVYGEITVENAELDDMILMKSDGYPTYNFANVIDDHLMRITHVVRGNEYLSSTPKYTRLYHAFGWEEPIYIHCPLITNEEHKKLSKRSGHSSFEDLLEQGFVTEAIVNFIALLGWSSGTNEEIFSLEELTKEFDYTHINKSPAVFDMAKLRWMNSEYIKKMDNDQYYELAMPHIKEVIHKDLDLKKIADLVKSRIETLLDIKDIIDFFEELPEYDIAMYTHKKMKTNEEISLSVLQEQLPLLEALDDYTVAGIEAVIMGYIADKGIKNGMGLWPLRTAVSGKQSTPGGAYEIMNIIGKEESIRRIKIGIEKLTNR, encoded by the coding sequence ATGAGTAAAGTAAGGACAAGATATGCACCAAGCCCAACAGGCAGAATGCACGTTGGAAATCTGAGAACAGCATTATATGAATATCTCATTGCCAAGCACGAAGGCGGAGATTTTATTTTAAGGATAGAAGATACCGATCAGGAACGTTTTGTAGAAGGTGCAACAGAAATCATTTATAACACTTTGAAACTGACGGGATTAAAGCATGATGAAGGTCCTGATAAGGACGGAGGTTGTGGTCCTTATGTTCAAAGTGAGAGACAAGCTACGGGTATTTATTTAGATTATGCCAAAGAGTTAATTGCGAAAGGAGAGGCATATTATTGTTTCTGTACAAAAGAACGCTTAAGTACCTTAAAGAGTGTAGTTTCAGAAGAAGATGATAAGGAAATCATTAAATATGATAAACATTGTTTACATTTATCAAAGGAAGAAATTGAAGCTAATCTGGCAGCAGGAATTCCCTATGTAATTCGCCAAAATACGCCAGCAGAAGGAACTACAACCTTTAATGATGCAGTATATGGCGAGATTACTGTAGAAAATGCAGAACTGGATGATATGATTCTAATGAAGTCAGATGGTTATCCTACCTATAATTTTGCCAATGTAATTGATGACCATTTAATGCGTATTACCCATGTAGTTAGAGGAAATGAATACCTTTCTTCCACACCGAAGTATACCAGGTTATACCATGCTTTTGGCTGGGAGGAGCCAATTTATATACATTGCCCCCTGATAACCAATGAAGAACACAAAAAGTTATCAAAGCGCAGCGGGCATTCTTCTTTTGAAGATTTATTAGAACAGGGCTTTGTTACAGAGGCTATCGTTAATTTTATTGCTTTATTAGGCTGGAGTTCAGGCACTAACGAAGAAATTTTTTCTCTAGAAGAATTAACCAAGGAATTTGATTATACTCATATTAATAAATCACCGGCTGTATTTGATATGGCTAAATTAAGATGGATGAACAGTGAATATATTAAGAAAATGGATAATGACCAATATTATGAATTGGCAATGCCACATATAAAAGAAGTGATTCATAAAGACTTAGATTTAAAGAAGATAGCTGATTTGGTGAAATCCAGAATTGAAACTTTGTTAGATATCAAAGATATCATTGACTTTTTTGAAGAGTTACCGGAATATGATATAGCCATGTACACTCATAAGAAGATGAAGACCAATGAAGAAATCTCTTTATCTGTATTACAGGAACAACTGCCTTTACTAGAGGCGCTTGATGACTACACTGTAGCTGGAATAGAAGCTGTCATTATGGGATATATTGCAGATAAGGGTATTAAAAACGGCATGGGCTTATGGCCTCTTAGAACGGCTGTATCCGGTAAGCAGTCGACACCAGGTGGGGCTTACGAGATTATGAACATTATTGGTAAGGAAGAGAGTATCAGAAGAATTAAAATCGGTATAGAAAAGCTAACCAACAGGTAA
- a CDS encoding zinc-ribbon domain-containing protein, with amino-acid sequence MICKVCGRSIGNEEANYCEYCGTSLRNNTSVHVSDSIQEHNKKNPERNEVVSEENEKTISFGNWVATMLLPFIPFVGIFIYLIMMCIWSFGSDTPKSKRNWARASLVVGVIVFIIFMFMIATTLMDILNSGVDLESYLNNYMKQYY; translated from the coding sequence ATGATTTGTAAAGTATGCGGAAGAAGCATAGGAAACGAAGAGGCAAATTATTGCGAATACTGTGGAACATCTTTACGTAACAATACCTCTGTTCATGTAAGTGATAGCATACAAGAACATAATAAAAAAAACCCGGAAAGAAATGAAGTGGTGTCAGAAGAAAATGAAAAAACTATTTCTTTTGGAAACTGGGTTGCAACTATGCTTCTACCTTTCATTCCTTTTGTAGGTATATTTATTTATCTCATAATGATGTGTATCTGGTCATTTGGAAGTGATACGCCGAAAAGTAAGAGGAACTGGGCCAGGGCAAGTCTGGTGGTGGGCGTAATAGTTTTTATAATATTTATGTTTATGATTGCAACAACTCTGATGGATATATTAAATAGCGGAGTGGATTTAGAAAGTTATTTGAATAATTATATGAAGCAATATTACTAA
- a CDS encoding ATP-dependent helicase produces MEMNQAQINAINHNTGPMLVLAGPGSGKTLVITKRTLKLIEEYGINPHNILVITFTKAAAEEMKERFEALTGRSSGVNFGTFHAVFFTILKYAYQYNASNIIRDEQRNQFLKEIVEQLTLEIDDEKEFISGVLSEISLVKGERMDIEHYYSINCSEDIFKKIYRAYDSRLRKSNLIDFDDMLVLCYELLAERPDILAIWQKKYQYILIDEFQDINKVQYDIIRLLAQPQNNLFIVGDDDQSIYRFRGAKPDIMLNFERDYPEGVKILLDINYRSTKKIVHKAACLIKNNGKRFAKNIKAIKETGQDIVLINFKELKEQNSMVVADILKYYKKGIPFSQMAVLFRTNTQPRALIDKLMEYNVPFQMKDVIPNIYDHWIASNIMAYIRIAMGSRDRALFLQISNRPKRYLSRECFEDPIVDFNRIREFYNDKEWMIDRIHKLEYDISLIKNMNPYAAINYIRKGIGYEDYLTEYAQFRRIKIEELLDTLNELQEASKEYNTFAEWFDHINEYQEELKRQAQQKKYNKDSVSLATMHSSKGLEYQVVIIVDANEGITPHRKAILEADLEEERRLFYVAMTRAKEYLHIYSVKERYNKELSGSRFVGELLLERNGLKPGVEVEHKTYGLGQIKKNQQGKITIYFEQLKKERTLDLEFCIQNQLLTIKE; encoded by the coding sequence ATGGAAATGAATCAAGCACAGATAAATGCAATAAACCACAATACCGGGCCTATGTTAGTACTAGCAGGGCCCGGTTCTGGTAAAACACTTGTAATAACGAAGCGAACCTTAAAGCTTATCGAAGAGTATGGTATAAATCCACATAATATTCTAGTTATTACTTTTACAAAAGCTGCTGCCGAAGAAATGAAAGAACGGTTTGAGGCTTTAACAGGAAGAAGCAGCGGTGTTAATTTTGGTACATTCCATGCGGTCTTCTTCACTATATTAAAATATGCGTACCAATATAATGCATCTAATATTATTCGGGATGAACAAAGAAATCAGTTTTTAAAAGAAATAGTTGAACAGCTTACTTTAGAAATAGATGATGAAAAAGAATTTATTTCCGGGGTTCTTTCAGAGATTAGTCTCGTTAAGGGAGAGCGTATGGATATCGAGCACTATTACTCCATCAATTGTTCTGAGGATATTTTCAAAAAAATCTATCGAGCTTATGATTCAAGGCTTAGAAAATCCAATCTAATTGATTTTGATGATATGCTGGTGTTATGTTATGAGCTTTTAGCCGAGAGGCCGGACATATTAGCCATTTGGCAAAAGAAATATCAATATATCTTAATTGACGAATTTCAGGATATTAACAAAGTGCAGTATGACATAATACGTCTGTTGGCTCAGCCACAAAACAATCTGTTTATCGTTGGAGATGATGACCAATCTATTTATCGTTTCAGGGGAGCAAAGCCGGATATAATGTTGAATTTTGAACGGGATTATCCGGAGGGTGTGAAAATCTTGCTGGATATTAATTATCGCTCTACTAAAAAGATAGTTCACAAAGCGGCATGTTTAATCAAAAACAATGGCAAACGTTTTGCTAAAAATATAAAAGCAATAAAAGAAACTGGGCAGGATATTGTTCTTATTAATTTTAAGGAATTAAAAGAACAAAACAGCATGGTTGTAGCAGATATTTTAAAGTACTATAAAAAGGGAATTCCATTTTCTCAGATGGCTGTTTTGTTTCGAACCAACACACAGCCAAGAGCACTTATTGATAAGCTGATGGAATATAACGTACCTTTTCAGATGAAGGATGTTATTCCCAATATTTATGACCATTGGATAGCCTCAAATATTATGGCATATATCCGGATTGCCATGGGAAGCCGCGACAGAGCACTGTTTCTTCAGATTTCTAACCGACCAAAGCGATATTTAAGCCGAGAATGTTTTGAAGATCCTATTGTAGATTTCAATAGAATCAGAGAATTTTATAATGACAAAGAATGGATGATTGACCGTATTCACAAATTGGAATATGATATTAGTCTAATTAAAAACATGAATCCATATGCAGCCATTAACTACATTAGGAAGGGTATCGGTTATGAGGACTATCTAACAGAGTATGCCCAGTTTCGACGTATTAAGATAGAGGAACTGCTTGATACTTTAAATGAACTTCAGGAAGCATCCAAAGAATATAATACTTTTGCTGAATGGTTTGATCATATCAACGAATATCAAGAAGAGCTAAAAAGGCAGGCACAACAAAAAAAATATAATAAAGATAGTGTTTCTTTGGCCACCATGCATAGTTCGAAAGGATTGGAATACCAGGTAGTAATTATTGTTGATGCAAATGAAGGAATTACACCTCACCGAAAAGCTATCTTGGAAGCTGACTTAGAAGAGGAACGTAGGCTTTTCTATGTTGCGATGACAAGAGCAAAAGAATATCTACATATTTATTCGGTGAAGGAACGTTATAATAAAGAATTATCTGGTTCTAGATTTGTAGGCGAATTACTGCTCGAGAGAAATGGATTAAAACCTGGAGTTGAGGTAGAACATAAAACATATGGTTTAGGTCAGATAAAAAAGAATCAGCAGGGGAAAATCACTATATATTTTGAACAGTTAAAAAAAGAGCGTACTCTGGATTTGGAGTTTTGTATTCAGAATCAATTGCTTACTATAAAAGAATAA